One window of Quercus robur chromosome 12, dhQueRobu3.1, whole genome shotgun sequence genomic DNA carries:
- the LOC126708121 gene encoding B3 domain-containing protein At2g33720-like has protein sequence MIPITQNLLQTLQNQNSQVSTDLALYSGFHTNKCNKEQAMVAITQNLLQALECQNTLVSTDLTLSCVFPNKCNASQEKEVSTALTLFDESWFSSNKRKTMQKDQYTTPPTTFISHNYSTVASNTQEESTSMTLSTNFSPWTIIKKLTASDIGSLSRLLVQQSLVRQHILPFFGTDSVAKIESNGLSVRAFDQDSNSDYELVFKKWPSSKSYVFNGKWHENFVARRELKVGDIIGLYWDPRPSKFNFCVLQRAPQMY, from the coding sequence ATGATACCCATCACTCAAAATCTGCTACAAACCCTTCAAAACCAAAACAGCCAAGTTTCCACCGACTTAGCGCTTTATTCTGGGTTTCACACCAACAAGTGCAACAAAGAACAAGCCATGGTAGCCATCACTCAGAATCTGCTACAAGCCCTCGAATGCCAAAACACCCTAGTTTCCACCGACTTAACGCTTTCTTGTGTGTTTCCCAACAAGTGCAACGCTAGCCAAGAAAAAGAGGTTTCAACAGCACTGACGCTGTTTGATGAATCATGGTTTTCTTCCAATAAGAGAAAAACCATGCAAAAAGATCAATATACTACTCCTCCTACTACTTTCATCTCTCACAATTATTCCACAGTGGCCTCCAACACACAAGAAGAGAGTACGTCCATGACGCTGAGCACTAATTTTTCTCCCTGGACAATCATTAAGAAGCTCACGGCGAGTGATATTGGTAGTTTGAGCCGGCTCTTGGTGCAACAAAGTCTTGTCCGCCAACATATTCTGCCATTCTTTGGTACAGACTCGGTTGCAAAGATCGAGAGTAACGGATTGAGTGTAAGAGCTTTCGATCAAGATTCAAACTCCGATTATGAGTTGGTTTTCAAGAAGTGGCCTTCATCTAAGAGCTatgtttttaatggaaaatggCACGAGAATTTTGTGGCTAGGAGGGAATTGAAGGTAGGAGATATCATTGGGCTTTACTGGGATCCACGCCCTTCAAAGTTCAATTTTTGTGTTCTGCAAAGGGCTCCTCAGATGTATTAA